A genome region from Panicum virgatum strain AP13 chromosome 4K, P.virgatum_v5, whole genome shotgun sequence includes the following:
- the LOC120704678 gene encoding uncharacterized protein At3g17950-like, producing MPWVLSARPHRRHGTANPQSTAPPDNCLPINPFASLRFASLQSPSASASGHHHYHDPAPFPTPGHAPLPQRAGSPDAMDLDADMIPTSPSADSSPSSSDLDTESTGSFFPDRSTTLGTLMGVSAFGGAQAQPQQRRAARAPAAAEEGAGGAQRAPHEDDEERRRGGVWRRRRRRRRRRRGRSLGGSWWRLCRDHGDGGPPTSLGEFLDMERQLAGADFLCDGTGASGREAAAAAAATALFEDGRVRPPQPAAAAAVAEERGRWRLLRASEGSSSLARLPVLLTGICSGGAG from the exons ATGCCATGGGTCCTCTCGGCTCGCCCACATCGCCGTCACGGCACCGCAAATCCGCAATCAACTGCCCCGCCAGACAATTGCCTCCCTATAAACCCTTTCGCTTCGCTTCGCTTCGCTTCCCTTCAGTCTCCGTCCGCCAGCGCCAGTGGCCATCACCACTACCACGACCCCGCGCCATTCCCCACGCCCGGCCACGCGCCTCTGCCGCAGAGGGCTGGGTCCCCGGATGCAATGGACCTCGACGCCGACATGATCCCCACCTCCCCCTCCGCCGactcctcgccctcctcctccgaccTCGACACGGAG TCGACGGGGTCCTTCTTCCCAGACCGGAGCACGACGCTGGGGACGCTGATGGGCGTGTCGGCGTTCGGCGGCGCGCaggcgcagccgcagcagcggcgcgcggcgagggcgccggcggcagccgaggagggcgcgggaggggcgcagcgcgcgccgcacgaggatgatgaggagaggcgccgcggcggggtgtggcggaggaggaggcggcgccgccggcgccggcgcgggcgcagcCTGGGCGGGAGCTGGTGGCGGCTGTGCCGGGaccacggcgacggcgggccGCCGACGTCGCTGGGCGAGTTCCTGGACATGGAGCGGCAGCTCGCGGGGGCTGACTTCCTCTGCGACGGCACCGGCGCCTCGGGGcgtgaggccgccgccgcggcggcggccaccgcgctGTTCGAGGACGGCAGGGTGCGGCccccgcagccggcggcggccgccgcagtGGCGGAGGAGCGCGGGAGGTGGCGGCTGCTGCGGGCGTCCGAAGGCTCGTCGTCGCTGGCGCGGCTGCCGGTGCTGCTCACCGGCatctgcagcggcggcgcggggtga